CGGCATGATGGCCGCCGCGGTTTCTCCACGGGCCAGCAGGTCCAAGGATTCTTCCTTGCTCCCAACCTGCATGATGCGGATTTTCTGAAAGATGCCCCGCTCTTTCCAGTGCAATTCTACAAAGGAATGCCTGTCTCCGGTGATGACGAGGCCAAACAGGTCTTCAACGCTGGTCACGGTGCTGTTCGCGCAGACAAAAACCACATCGTGACGCTTGGCGTACGGCGTGGAAAAGTCGAAGTAGTCGTGCCGGAATGCGTTGACCTCCATGCCCACGATCATGTCGATCCGGCCGAAAAGCAGCATGCTTACGACATTGTCCCATTTTCCCTGCTCGAAACGGGCCGATACTCCGAGCCTGGCACAGACGGACTTTGCCACGTCCACATCGAATCCGGCAGGCCGGTCGTCAATGGCGAATTGATACGGTGGAAATCCGGTGGCGACCCCGCAGGTCATTTGCAGATCCTGGGCACGTCCAGAAACGGCGCTCAGGAAAATGATCAGGAGGAGAGTGGGCAAAACCCGAATCATGGGGACTCCACGGAAATTGAAGGGTAGTAGTTCATAACCCTACCTGATCCGCCGTGGTTGAACAAGGACGGGGCGTGAAATTTCGCGCCCCGCTGTTTGCCGTCCTGGTGACCGGAAAGGAAAAACCCGGCTGGGCCGGGTTTGATTTCTAGTTCTGATCGGGGTTGAGTATCTTCTTGTCGAGTACGAAGACCGCTCCAATGAGCAGCAGGACGAACACGATAAAGGAGAAAAATCCGAATCCTCCGGACGAAGGGGCCTCTGCTGCCTCGGTGTGACCTTCAGCATTGGCCTGCTCCACGGCGGGTTCTGCATGGGCGGGAGTGTCCTTGGCGGGCTCGGCGTGGGTGGCGGGCTCGGCGTGGGTGGCGGGTTCGGCGTGGGCCGGGGGAGTCACTCCACCCAAAAGCGCGGTCTGGTTCGGATGGGTGCCCAGAATGTTCACCTTGCCGGTAAGGATGTCGTAAACGCCCCCAACCACGACGACCCGGCCGTCTTTTGCCCGGTCGGCGATGGCGTGACTTTTGCCCAAAAGATCTTCGATGGCCTGCCAGACGTTGGTCTCGATGGCCTTGACGATGAGTTCGGGAGTGTCGGCATCCGGGTGCTCTTGGCGCGCCTTCTCCACTGCAGGAACGATGTTGTCCACCAGAGCGGGGATGCTGCCATGGACTTCGGCTCCTATGGTCACGGCCGTCACGGCGCCGCAATAGGAGTGCCCGAGCACCATCAGCACCGGAGTGCCGAGGTGATCAACGCCGTATTCGGCGGACCCTATTTCGTCCGTGTCGGCCACGTTGCCCGCCACCTTGATGACGAACAGATCCCCGACTCCCTGATCGAAAAGAATTTCAACGGGGACCCTGGAATCCGAACAGGCGATGACCGTGGCGAAGGGAGCCTGTCCTTCCGTGGTGGTCAGCAGGCGTCGGGAGAAGCTTGTGTTGGGGTGGGTAGATTGGCCCAGGGCGAACCGCAGGTTTCCCTCGGTGAGCATCTTGAGCCCTTTTTCTGGACTTACGGGATGAACGCCGGGAGCCGAGGCCATGGCCGCAAGCGGGGCCAGAACGAGCAGAAAGACCAGGATAAGACGTTTGATGAACATGTTGAACCCCTGATAATGTTTGAGGTGAACAGCCGTGGCTGCGATCTTGTGAGTGTTTCACGCTTGAGAAAATTTTCTCAAAACTAACGCAGCTTCAGGCACATTTCAAGAACTGTTGCGGAGAAAAGTTCCTTTTGCGGCTGGACCTGTCACTCAAAAACCCCGCGCCAACAAAACAGGCCACTTCATTCTTGACGGTGGCTCACACAAGAAAAAAAACGGCGCGCGACCGAAGCCGTGCGCCGCATGCAGGCGGAGTTGCACTTGCTGGCGGCTAGCCTTTGAGCACGGTCTTGTCCATGAACACGATAACTCCGATGAGGGCGCCGATGAACACGAGGACAAGCATGAAACCCGAGCCGCCGGATTCCTGGGCAGCCTGGGCGTCGTCGGCTGCTGCCGCGTGGACTGTTTCGGCGGGAGCAGCGTGGCTTTCTGCCGGGGCGGCGTCTTCCTGGACCATTGCCTCATGGGTTTCGGTGTCCGCTTTTTCTTCCGCTGCGGGAGCCAGAGCTGCCTGCGCTTCGGCCGCGGCTGCGGTTTCAGGCGCAACTTCTGAAGCAGGTTCGGCAGCCCCCTCAGCCTCGGTACCGGAAGGCAGCGTGAGCAGGTACTGTCCGACCAGAATCTGCAGTTCCGGGTGAGCGCCCAGGACCGTAACGGCTCCGCTTTGCGCGTCGACCACGGCGCCTACGGCTGAGATCTGGCCTTTCATCACCGCATGGATCAGATCAGGAGAAGCTACCAGCGTATTGGCATATACCGTCCACACGGCATCTTCGGTCAGCCCGAGAACAACGACCAAGGGAGCGGTGAGGTCGGCGCTCTTGACGGCAATGCCGGTCGTGGGTGCAAAGCCGCCTTCGGGCTTGACCACGGCGATCCGTGATTCGCTCATGCCAAAGAGATCGGCTGCCGGTACGGAGATGGCCGGATCGGCGATGACGATGGCCAGGGGAGCGGGCGCAAGGCTTTGTTCCAGTACGAATTTTTCATTGCCCAGAGTCAGGGCTTTCAGGGCTGCCTCCGGAGCGGCGGCCAGAGCGGACACGGCAACGGCACAAAAGAGCACCGTCAGGGAGAGGATTCTTTTCATGTACGGTTTCCTTATGAAATGAAGTTTATGGTCTCAAAGAATGCCCGGGTCCGAACCGTTCCCGGAGCACAAGCCTTGTTTGTATGCTTCTATGGCGTCCTTGTAAGCGCTGGCCAAGACGTCACTCCCGCAGGACCTGCAGGAGATGCGGGCCGCGGCTCACCTGCCCGTGATCTGCGCTGGTTTGTCACAGATCGGGCAGGGAATGTGGTCGTTTTCGCGGGAGTGATCCCGCTTGTTATTTTTCAAGTTGCTGAATGCCTTCCACTACCCAGTGTTTCTCGCCGCCGGTTTCGTAGCGGCTGAAATGCCAAGCCTCGCGAACCTGTTCGGCCGGAGCCGATGCAGAGTCCTCGCGCAGCATGGTGTCAAAGAGAACCGTGGCGATGGTCTGGTTGCCCAGCGTTTTTACTTCAAGCAGAGTGGCCTCGAGAAGCAGGATTTCTGTCTTGCCCGGAGCGGAATCCGCCGCCGCCTGGGCCTGAATCTCGGCAAAGACATCCGCGGAGGTGAACTGACGCAGGTCATCCATGTCGCGGGCGTCCCATGCCGCCTGAAGACGTGTATATGCAGCCTTGGCGCCTTGCAGGAAGTCGTCGGCGTCAAACCCTGCCGGATAGTTCGGGGCAGTGGGGGCGGTGTTCTGCTGCGTGGTGCGCAGGTTGTCCCATGCACCGCGGTTCATGTCGTGTACCCGGCCCGGCCCTCCTGCGG
The window above is part of the Deltaproteobacteria bacterium HGW-Deltaproteobacteria-18 genome. Proteins encoded here:
- a CDS encoding Tim44 domain-containing protein, whose product is MFPVSILCPYRLRDQTYQGGLVTKFSFLGAIILSLGLVLLTMPDLVEARRLGGGGSFGSRPSYSKSYQKPAAPTSSQSKQAAPGASPMGGRGMFGGLLGGMLMGGLLGSLFFGGGFSGISFIDILLIGGGLFLLMRFLRSRQPATQTAGGPGRVHDMNRGAWDNLRTTQQNTAPTAPNYPAGFDADDFLQGAKAAYTRLQAAWDARDMDDLRQFTSADVFAEIQAQAAADSAPGKTEILLLEATLLEVKTLGNQTIATVLFDTMLREDSASAPAEQVREAWHFSRYETGGEKHWVVEGIQQLEK